From Streptomyces sp. SAI-135:
CGGTAGTCCAGGTACACGTGCTGCTCGGGGCACATGACGACGTCGTGGCCGGATCGTGCCGCCGCGATCCCGCCCTGGTAGCCGCGCCAGGAGGAGACGGCTGCTCCCTCGGCGAGACCGCCCTCCAGGATCTCGTCCCAGCCGATGAGCCGGCGTCCGCGCGCGGTCAGCCACCGGTCGAAGTGACCGATGAACCACGACTGGAGCCCGTCCTCGTCGGCGAGGCCGAGTTCCTTGATGCGGGCCTGGGCGGTGGGTGACTGCTTCCACTGGTCCTTGAGGCATTCGTCACCCCCGACGTGAATGAACTGAGAGGGGAACAGCTCCAGGAGTTCCTCGAACACCCCCTCGTAGAAGCGCAGGGTGTTGTCAGTGGGGGCGAGTACGTTTGCGGAGATGCCCCAGTTGTCCCAGACCGAGAGGGAGGACGTGTCGATGACATCGGTGTTGCCGAGTTCCGGGTACGCGGCGATGGCGGCCTGCGAGTGTCCGGGCACGTCGATTTCGGGGACGACGGTGATATGCCGTTCGGCCGCGTAGGCGACGATCTCCCGGATGTCGTTGCGGGTGTAGAAACCGCCGTGCGGCTTCTCCTCCCACAGCGGTGAGGCCCGGTGGCCGAATTTGGTGCGCGCCCGCCATGAACCCACTTCGGTGAGCCGGGGGTACCTCTCGATCTCGATCCGCCAGCCCTGGTCGTCCGTCAGGTGGAAGTGGAGGACGTTGAGTTTGTGCGTGGCCATCAGGTCGAGACAGCGCAGTACCCCGTCCTTGGGCATGAAGTGCCGGGCCACGTCGAGCATGAGGCCGCGCCAGCGGAACCGCGGCGAGTCCTCGACGAACGTGCCGGGGAGCTGCCATCGCCGGCCGGGGTCGACGGGAGCCCGCCGGTACGCCTCGGGGCCGAGCAGCTGACGCAGCGTCTGGGCGCCCCAGAAGACCCCGGCCGGCCCGCCGCCGTGGATGGTGACGTCGTCCCCGTTGACGTAGAGCTTGTAGCCCTCCGGGCCGAGGTGGCCGGCGTCCCCGGGACTGACCCGCAGCCGGATGGCCTCGCCGTCGTCCCCCGCGCCGGGGGCCAGGGCCAGTCCGGTGACGGCACCGAGCGTGCCGCGCAGCCACCTCGCGGTCGCCTCGGTGCCGGGTCCGGCGTCGAGCACCGTGCTCTCGCCGAGCACGAACCCGCCCACCGTCGGATGCCGCAGGACTCCGGGTGCCGGAATCAGTGAAGTCACGTCAGTCCTTTACCGCTCCGCCCAGCCCCGAGACCAGGCGTCGCTGTACGAGTACGAAGAACACCAGCACCGGAATCGTCATCACCGTCGACGCGGCCATGACCCCGCCCCAGTCCGGCTCGTCAGGCTTGTAGAAAACGAGCAGGGCCATCGGCAGCGTCGACTGCGAAGTGTCGCTGATGATGAACGACTTGGCGAAGAGGAAATCGTTCCAGGCCGAGATGAAGGAGAACACGCTCGTGGCCACCAGGCCGGGCAGGACGAGCGGGAAGAGAATCTGCCAGAGGAATCGCGCGCGGCTCGCCCCGTCGATGTAGGCGGCCTCCTCCAAAGCCTCCGGTACGGCCTTCACGAACCCCCTCAGCATCCAGATCGCGAAGGGCAGCGAGAAGGCGATGTGGGGCAGGATCAGCGAGCCCAGGGTGTTCAGCAGTCCGAAGTCCCGCATCTGGAAGAACAAGGGGATGGTGAGGGCCTCCACGGGCACCGTCTGGGCCACCAGAAACATGATCAGCAAGGTGGTCCGGAAGCGGAAGCGGAATCGCGTCACAGCGGTCGCCGCGAGAAACGCGATCAACGCCGAGACGATCACGACGCTGCATGCGACGACAAGGCTGTTGACGAAATACCGGCCGAAATCCTGCTGCCCGAACACACGCCGGAAGGAATCCAGCGAGGGCGCGAGCGTCCAGGGCCGGGGCTCGGTCGACTCGATCTCCCCGGCCGGTTTGAAGGCGCCGAGGACCATCCAGTAGAGGGGGAAGGCGACGAGGGCCGCGATGAGCAACGCGGCACCCTCGGCGGCCGCGCGCCAAGGGCGCCGTAGAAGATCCAGCCGCACGAGACGCAGCCGCACGAGATTCAGCCGGAGAAGATTCACAGGTCCTCCCC
This genomic window contains:
- a CDS encoding beta-N-acetylhexosaminidase; this translates as MTSLIPAPGVLRHPTVGGFVLGESTVLDAGPGTEATARWLRGTLGAVTGLALAPGAGDDGEAIRLRVSPGDAGHLGPEGYKLYVNGDDVTIHGGGPAGVFWGAQTLRQLLGPEAYRRAPVDPGRRWQLPGTFVEDSPRFRWRGLMLDVARHFMPKDGVLRCLDLMATHKLNVLHFHLTDDQGWRIEIERYPRLTEVGSWRARTKFGHRASPLWEEKPHGGFYTRNDIREIVAYAAERHITVVPEIDVPGHSQAAIAAYPELGNTDVIDTSSLSVWDNWGISANVLAPTDNTLRFYEGVFEELLELFPSQFIHVGGDECLKDQWKQSPTAQARIKELGLADEDGLQSWFIGHFDRWLTARGRRLIGWDEILEGGLAEGAAVSSWRGYQGGIAAARSGHDVVMCPEQHVYLDYRQDAGADEPVPIAYVRTLEDVYRFEPVPPQLTAEEAARVLGAQANVWTEVMEDQGRVDYQTFPRLVAFAEVAWSALPAPAERDFADFERRMSAHYRLLDALGVGYRPPTGPLPWQKRPGVLGRPIEGAPPNR
- a CDS encoding carbohydrate ABC transporter permease produces the protein MRLVRLDLLRRPWRAAAEGAALLIAALVAFPLYWMVLGAFKPAGEIESTEPRPWTLAPSLDSFRRVFGQQDFGRYFVNSLVVACSVVIVSALIAFLAATAVTRFRFRFRTTLLIMFLVAQTVPVEALTIPLFFQMRDFGLLNTLGSLILPHIAFSLPFAIWMLRGFVKAVPEALEEAAYIDGASRARFLWQILFPLVLPGLVATSVFSFISAWNDFLFAKSFIISDTSQSTLPMALLVFYKPDEPDWGGVMAASTVMTIPVLVFFVLVQRRLVSGLGGAVKD